Proteins encoded within one genomic window of Acidobacteriota bacterium:
- the ttcA gene encoding tRNA 2-thiocytidine(32) synthetase TtcA, whose product MAYRSPLETRLAKKTTRAITEHGLIEDGDRIMVGLSGGKDSWALFQVLDVLRQRAPIAFSLVAVNVDSGYDQYRHDLLARACTERGWEYHIEHTTIGDVMDDVLGANETPCSLCARLRRGVLYRLAAEVGATKIALGHHADDFIETLLLNLFFGGVLKAMPARLVSDDGRHVVIRPLVYVSESEARAYTKEVGLPVIGCCCPACGDLSLQRQRIKRLLLELEREHPGVKSSMLKALGNVVPGHLLDRRLNPPADTHADLAEVLDDAAAGQGVPLILHQRDDLVGRDAAQGPEA is encoded by the coding sequence GTGGCCTACAGAAGTCCCCTCGAGACCCGCCTCGCCAAGAAGACGACGCGCGCCATCACCGAGCACGGCCTCATCGAAGACGGCGACCGCATCATGGTCGGCCTGTCTGGAGGCAAGGACAGCTGGGCGCTCTTCCAGGTGCTCGACGTGCTGCGGCAGCGCGCGCCGATCGCCTTCAGCCTCGTGGCCGTCAACGTCGACTCGGGCTACGACCAGTACCGGCACGACCTGCTCGCGCGGGCGTGCACCGAGCGCGGCTGGGAGTACCACATCGAGCACACGACGATTGGCGACGTGATGGACGACGTCCTTGGCGCCAATGAGACGCCCTGCTCGCTCTGCGCCCGGCTGCGCCGCGGCGTGCTGTACCGGCTGGCGGCCGAGGTCGGCGCGACGAAGATCGCCCTGGGGCACCACGCCGACGACTTCATCGAGACGCTGCTGCTCAACCTGTTCTTCGGTGGCGTGTTGAAGGCGATGCCGGCGCGCCTCGTGTCCGACGATGGGCGGCACGTGGTCATCCGGCCGCTGGTCTACGTGAGCGAGAGCGAGGCGCGGGCCTATACGAAGGAAGTTGGCCTGCCGGTAATCGGCTGCTGCTGTCCGGCGTGCGGCGATCTGAGCCTGCAGCGGCAGCGAATCAAGCGACTGCTGCTCGAGCTCGAGCGCGAGCATCCCGGCGTGAAGTCGTCGATGCTCAAGGCGCTCGGCAACGTCGTGCCAGGGCACCTGCTCGACCGGCGGCTCAACCCGCCGGCGGACACGCACGCAGACCTCGCCGAGGTGCTCGACGATGCCGCAGCCGGGCAGGGCGTCCCGCTGATACTCCACCAGCGCGACGATCTCGTGGGGCGTGACGCGGCCCAGGGACCGGAGGCGTAG